Genomic segment of Saprospira sp. CCB-QB6:
CTGAGCAAATTGATTTTCATGGTCATTTTTTTTCGCATTAAAAGGGGAGAGTTCTTTTTTCTCTACTATAGACTACTCCTATAAGCGAATGGTTCGAACCCTTATTGTTAATCTTCATTTTCCAATTCATACAAACGAATCAAACGAACTAGTTCAATTCTAGTGTCACTAACTTGTTCAAAAATGAACTCATAATTTTGCAGGTGAAAGCTTTCTCCTTGTGCGGGGATGGCCTCCATTTCGGTTACCAGAAAACCCGATAAAGTGTGGTAATCTTCGCTTTCTGGTAGGTTGAGTTGATATTCCTCATTGATGGTATCAATGTCTAGGCGGCCCGCCAAGAGGTATTCCGATTCTGAAATTTGTTGATGTTCGGGTTCAGGATCATATTCATCAGAGATATCTCCAAAGATTTCTTCTAAAATATCTTCTAAGGTCACGATACCAGAAGTGCCTCCAAACTCATCAACCACCCAAGCAATATTCACCTTATTTTTGATGAGAGAGTTCATCAGGTCTCGAACGGGCATAAATTCCGTAACGATTGGTATATCGAAGAGCATGCTTTGGATGCTATCGGGCTTTTCCAATAGTTTTTGGTGGTGCACATATCCCTTGATCTCATCAATATTATCCTCATAAACAATGATTCTAGAATTGCGACAGCTAATAAACTTCTCTCGCAAATCTTCTATAGAGCTATTGATTTCGATACTTTGAATTTCGTTGCGGGGAATCATACAATCCCGCACCTTCACATTATTGATATAAAGGGCATTTTGAAAAAGCGTCTGGTCAATCCCTTCCAAGTTAGAGGGTTTGATACTCTTCATAAAATGCTCTAGGTCCAATTTGGTAAACACCTGCTCCTCATCTTCTGGCTGAATGCCCAAAAAGATGCGCAGCAAAGCATAAGAGCTCTGGACCATCACCCAAACTACAGGCGTAAGGACCCACTTAATCATGGAAAAAGGCAGGGCAAAAAAGAAGAGGCTAGCTGTGGCCGTAGCCCGAAAAATCACCTTGGGCATAAGTTCACCAAAGACCAAAACCACCAAAGTACTCAAGAGCGTCACCAACAACAGTTGAGCGGTTGTATCGGGAAAGCTTGCGGCTAGGTTGAGATAGCCCTCGGTCAATATAAATTCCTCGGCCAAAATCGAGAAGACGATCAGCACGATATTGTTACCAACCAGGGTGGTGCCCAAAAATTCTGAAGGCTCATCAATCAATTGGGCCAAAATTTTCCCTCTGCGACTCCCCTTTTTCTTTTCCAGCTCAATCCGCAAACGGTTGGCCGACACATAGGCGATTTCTATTCCAGAGAAAAAGCCAGAAGCAAAGAGAAAAGCTAAGATGAGTAAAAGCTGTGTGTACATAATATTTCAATCTGGCCGAAGCCTAAAATTCAGGATTTTTCAACAAACTACTGCTTTCAAAGATACCGCTAAGGGAGTCAATTTCCCAGTTCTTAAACTCAATATCTGAGCGAAACCCATAACCTTGCATCACTTCGGTGGGCGTAGTTACTTTCACAAATTTGTCAGAATAGATTTCATTTTTGCGCTCATCCCAAAAGAGTTCCTCGGTTTCGAGTTGCTCGCCTTGGCTATTGTGAATCACAACACTATCCTGCAACACAATAAAACGCTTTTTCTCCGAGTATTCTGCATAAAGGGCCGTTAAGTGGCTGCTAATCTGCTTATCTCGCCCATAAAAATCTACTTCTACCCCATCAGGGAAGATGCGTTTGGGCTCTTTTTCATCTCGGTCTTCTTGCATCAAGGGCGCCTGCAAACGCATTCGCACCACTGCCGAATCACTATAAAATAACTCCACTTCTGTGGCTTCTTCTACACTCGAATTGGCCATGCCCTCAAAGCGCTTTACATCTCGCATATCGTTTTCGCAAGCGCAAAAGAGCAACAACAGACCAAGCAATAGGGGGTATTTCATTTTCTCTTTTTTTCAAAAATACAGAACTCTATTCATCTTTTTTTTAGAATGCTCATTTTAATGATTTTTTGGGGCCTCCCGCCTTCGGCGGGCGCTACGTTTCGCAGCTCGCTATTCGCTCGGCCCTGCGGCCTGACGGCCTTGGTCTGCGGCTTCGCCGCACTGCTGCACATCGCTAGGCCATAAAAGGCGCCCCTTTGGGGCGCTCAAAGGGCGGCTTCGCCGCCTAAACGTTCAAGTTCATCAGTTCGGTCCAGAGTTCCTCAGCTGCGGTTTGCCAAGAAAAACGGCTAGCTTGTTGGGCTGTGGCAGCTTTCAGTTTTTGGTAGAGGGCTTTATCCTGGGCCAATCGCTGCATTTGCGCACTAATATCCGCTACCGAATAGGGGTCGGCCAAAAGGCCAGCCTCTCCAACCACCTCTGGCATAGAAGAAGTATTGGCCCCTAAAGCGGGGACTCCAGCTGCTGCGGCCTCTAGTAAGGGCAAACCAAAACCCTCAAATAAAGAAACATAGAGCAAAGCATAGGCTGC
This window contains:
- a CDS encoding hemolysin family protein, translated to MYTQLLLILAFLFASGFFSGIEIAYVSANRLRIELEKKKGSRRGKILAQLIDEPSEFLGTTLVGNNIVLIVFSILAEEFILTEGYLNLAASFPDTTAQLLLVTLLSTLVVLVFGELMPKVIFRATATASLFFFALPFSMIKWVLTPVVWVMVQSSYALLRIFLGIQPEDEEQVFTKLDLEHFMKSIKPSNLEGIDQTLFQNALYINNVKVRDCMIPRNEIQSIEINSSIEDLREKFISCRNSRIIVYEDNIDEIKGYVHHQKLLEKPDSIQSMLFDIPIVTEFMPVRDLMNSLIKNKVNIAWVVDEFGGTSGIVTLEDILEEIFGDISDEYDPEPEHQQISESEYLLAGRLDIDTINEEYQLNLPESEDYHTLSGFLVTEMEAIPAQGESFHLQNYEFIFEQVSDTRIELVRLIRLYELENED
- the lptC gene encoding LPS export ABC transporter periplasmic protein LptC encodes the protein MKYPLLLGLLLLFCACENDMRDVKRFEGMANSSVEEATEVELFYSDSAVVRMRLQAPLMQEDRDEKEPKRIFPDGVEVDFYGRDKQISSHLTALYAEYSEKKRFIVLQDSVVIHNSQGEQLETEELFWDERKNEIYSDKFVKVTTPTEVMQGYGFRSDIEFKNWEIDSLSGIFESSSLLKNPEF